A DNA window from Streptomyces parvus contains the following coding sequences:
- a CDS encoding helix-turn-helix domain-containing protein has translation MSIGNSPEDDRPSIGRSLQQARIAAGLTVEEVSSSTRVRIPIVHAIEQDDFSRCGGDVYARGHIRTLARAVGLDPEPLVEEYDADHGGRPAPTPAAPLFEAERIRSEPRRPNWTAAMVAAIVAVVGFVGFTLFSGEDEPSSTAQVAEGSKPDKTAAKPTATKPSDPKPVPSESAIAAAPRDKVTVKLSADRGKSWISVKDHNGRRLFDGLLLQGESKTFQDKERIDLVLGDAGSIDLFVNGKQVEDRFGPGQVERLSYTKGDPEAG, from the coding sequence CTTCAGCAGGCTCGCATCGCCGCGGGTCTGACGGTCGAGGAAGTCAGCAGCTCCACCCGGGTGCGCATCCCCATCGTGCACGCGATCGAGCAGGACGACTTCTCCCGCTGCGGCGGCGATGTCTACGCCCGCGGCCACATCCGCACGCTCGCCCGTGCCGTCGGTCTCGATCCGGAACCGCTGGTCGAGGAGTACGACGCCGATCACGGCGGCCGTCCCGCCCCGACCCCCGCGGCGCCGCTGTTCGAAGCGGAACGCATCCGCTCCGAACCCCGGCGGCCCAACTGGACCGCCGCCATGGTCGCCGCCATCGTCGCCGTCGTCGGGTTCGTCGGCTTCACGCTCTTCAGCGGCGAGGACGAACCCTCCAGCACCGCCCAGGTCGCGGAGGGCTCCAAGCCCGACAAGACCGCGGCCAAGCCCACCGCCACCAAGCCCTCCGACCCCAAGCCCGTGCCCTCCGAGAGCGCCATCGCCGCTGCCCCGCGGGACAAGGTGACGGTCAAGCTCAGCGCGGACCGCGGCAAGAGCTGGATCTCGGTCAAGGACCACAACGGACGGCGGCTCTTCGACGGGCTGCTGCTCCAAGGCGAGTCCAAGACCTTCCAGGACAAGGAGCGCATCGACCTCGTCCTCGGCGACGCCGGGTCGATCGACCTCTTCGTCAACGGCAAGCAGGTCGAGGACCGCTTCGGTCCCGGCCAGGTCGAACGGCTCTCCTACACCAAGGGTGACCCCGAGGCCGGCTGA
- a CDS encoding SDR family NAD(P)-dependent oxidoreductase has product MALSAYDLTGRAAFVTGAASGIGRAGALLLAEAGALVHCADRDETGLRRTYDLIVDAGGSARTHPLDVTDRDRVRAAVADAGRLDILVAAAGIMHTGSVLETADEDLDRVLAANFEGVLYACQEVARSAPGPLITMASGAVDSASAGLLCYSVAKAAVVQLTRTPATELGPHAIRVNAVAPGWIRTPMTDRHGAAGQHRAEAAMSRLSPLGRVGEPEDVARTVPHPASDASAFMTGQILRPNGGVAMPW; this is encoded by the coding sequence ATGGCTCTCTCGGCGTACGACCTCACGGGCCGCGCCGCGTTCGTCACCGGTGCCGCGAGCGGGATCGGGCGGGCCGGCGCCCTGCTCCTGGCGGAGGCCGGAGCCCTGGTGCACTGCGCGGACCGCGACGAGACGGGCCTGCGCCGGACGTACGACCTGATCGTCGACGCGGGCGGCAGCGCCCGGACCCACCCCCTGGACGTCACCGACCGCGACCGGGTCCGTGCCGCGGTCGCCGACGCGGGACGTCTCGACATCCTGGTCGCCGCCGCCGGGATCATGCACACCGGCAGCGTGCTGGAGACGGCGGACGAGGACCTGGACCGTGTGCTGGCGGCCAATTTCGAGGGGGTGCTGTACGCCTGCCAGGAAGTGGCCCGCTCCGCCCCCGGTCCCTTGATCACCATGGCGTCGGGCGCCGTGGACTCCGCGAGCGCGGGCCTGCTCTGCTACAGCGTCGCGAAGGCCGCCGTGGTGCAGCTCACCAGGACGCCGGCCACGGAGCTGGGGCCGCACGCCATACGGGTGAACGCCGTCGCTCCTGGCTGGATCCGTACACCGATGACCGACCGACACGGTGCCGCCGGGCAGCACCGGGCGGAGGCGGCGATGTCCCGGCTCTCCCCGCTGGGCCGGGTCGGCGAGCCCGAGGACGTCGCCCGTACCGTGCCGCACCCGGCCTCGGACGCCTCGGCCTTCATGACCGGCCAGATCCTCCGGCCGAACGGCGGCGTCGCCATGCCCTGGTGA
- a CDS encoding CsbD family protein has protein sequence MSDGAMDKMKGKGKEAVGKLTGDRRKEAEGKADQAKGGAKDTAGGLGERAKGVKDSLGRDDDK, from the coding sequence ATGAGCGACGGAGCCATGGACAAGATGAAGGGCAAGGGCAAGGAAGCGGTCGGCAAGCTGACCGGCGACCGCCGCAAGGAGGCCGAGGGCAAGGCCGACCAGGCCAAGGGTGGAGCCAAGGACACGGCCGGCGGGCTCGGTGAGCGCGCCAAGGGCGTCAAGGACTCCCTGGGCCGGGACGACGACAAGTAG
- the pgsA gene encoding CDP-diacylglycerol--glycerol-3-phosphate 3-phosphatidyltransferase has translation MTGAPASAAGGSGAKPARGGKLGTAAVNQASLWNIANILTMVRLLLVPGFVLLLFHNGGYDPAWRSFAWAAFAVAMITDLFDGHLARTYNLVTDFGKIADPIADKAIMGAALVSLSVLGDLPWWITGVIIARELGITLMRFWVIRHAVIPASRGGKLKTLAQGTAVGMYVLALTGPLATLRFWMMMVAVVLTVVTGLDYVRQAVVLRRKGLAAERAAAVERAAQATEALRSAAGGTAEGTVGAGSTAGAVAGVTDVRGGVTEVRGTAEARDAAEAER, from the coding sequence ATGACGGGAGCCCCGGCATCCGCGGCAGGCGGCTCCGGCGCGAAGCCGGCCCGCGGCGGCAAGCTGGGCACTGCGGCCGTCAACCAGGCCAGCCTGTGGAACATCGCCAACATCCTGACCATGGTGCGACTGCTGCTCGTACCCGGCTTCGTCCTGCTGCTGTTCCACAACGGCGGCTACGACCCGGCCTGGCGCTCCTTCGCCTGGGCGGCCTTCGCCGTCGCCATGATCACCGACCTGTTCGACGGCCATCTCGCGCGGACGTACAACCTGGTCACCGATTTCGGGAAGATCGCCGACCCGATCGCCGACAAAGCGATCATGGGCGCGGCGCTGGTCTCGCTCTCCGTCCTCGGCGATCTGCCCTGGTGGATCACCGGCGTGATCATCGCGCGTGAGCTGGGCATCACGCTGATGCGGTTCTGGGTGATCCGCCATGCCGTGATCCCGGCCAGCCGGGGCGGCAAGCTGAAGACGCTCGCGCAGGGGACGGCGGTCGGGATGTACGTCCTGGCGCTCACCGGACCCCTGGCGACCCTGCGGTTCTGGATGATGATGGTCGCCGTCGTGCTGACGGTCGTCACCGGACTCGATTACGTACGCCAGGCCGTCGTCCTGCGCCGCAAGGGCCTGGCGGCGGAGCGCGCCGCCGCGGTCGAGCGGGCGGCACAGGCCACGGAGGCCCTGCGGTCCGCGGCCGGGGGTACAGCCGAGGGCACGGTCGGCGCGGGTTCCACCGCCGGCGCCGTGGCCGGTGTGACAGACGTACGCGGCGGTGTGACGGAAGTACGCGGTACGGCCGAGGCGCGCGACGCCGCGGAGGCCGAGCGGTGA
- a CDS encoding CinA family protein has translation MTAAARVLRLLGARGETLAVAESLTGGLVAADLTSVPGASRSFRGSVTAYATPLKRDVLGVDATLLAERGAVDPEVALQMAAGVRRALDADWGVSTTGVAGPEPQDGQPVGTVYVAVAGPSGVEKVTALRLNGERADIRSESVRSVLELLASELGGNARAQDTEQHGGN, from the coding sequence GTGACAGCCGCTGCCCGGGTGCTCCGGCTCCTCGGGGCGCGGGGCGAGACGCTCGCCGTCGCGGAATCGCTGACCGGCGGCCTGGTCGCCGCAGACCTGACCTCCGTACCCGGAGCCTCGCGGTCCTTCCGAGGCTCGGTCACGGCCTACGCCACCCCTCTCAAGCGGGACGTCCTGGGCGTCGACGCGACCCTTCTGGCGGAGCGCGGCGCGGTGGACCCCGAGGTCGCGCTGCAGATGGCGGCCGGTGTGCGCCGGGCGCTCGACGCGGACTGGGGTGTTTCCACCACGGGTGTCGCGGGGCCGGAACCCCAGGACGGGCAGCCCGTCGGCACCGTCTACGTGGCCGTCGCCGGACCCTCCGGCGTCGAGAAAGTGACGGCTCTGCGGTTGAATGGTGAGAGGGCGGATATCCGTAGTGAGAGTGTGCGCAGCGTCCTCGAACTGCTCGCGAGCGAACTCGGTGGGAATGCGCGGGCACAGGATACGGAACAACACGGGGGGAATTGA
- the rimO gene encoding 30S ribosomal protein S12 methylthiotransferase RimO yields MPERRTVALVTLGCARNEVDSEELAGRLAADGWDLVEDASDADVAVVNTCGFVEAAKKDSVDALLEANDLKDHGRTQAVVAVGCMAERYGKDLAEALPEADGVLGFDDYADISDRLQTILNGGIHASHTPRDRRKLLPISPAERQDAAVALPGHAQETPAPAPEDLPEGVAPVSGPRAPLRRRLGTSPVASVKLASGCDRRCSFCAIPSFRGSFISRRPSDVLQETRWLAEQGVKEVMLVSENNTSYGKDLGDIRLLETLLPELADVDGIERIRVSYLQPAEMRPGLIDVLTSTPKVAPYFDLSFQHSAPGVLRAMRRFGDTDRFLELLDTIRSKAPQAGARSNFIVGFPGETEADLAELERFLTGARLDAIGVFGYSDEEGTEAVGYENKLDADVIAERLAHISQLAEELTSQRAEERVGETLQVLVESVESEDDGEVAIGRAAHQAPETDGQVVFTTREGLVPGRMVEAKAVGTEGVDLVAEHHELAEAAR; encoded by the coding sequence ATGCCCGAACGCCGTACCGTCGCCCTTGTCACTCTTGGCTGCGCCCGTAACGAGGTGGACTCGGAGGAGCTTGCAGGCCGCTTGGCAGCGGACGGCTGGGACCTCGTCGAGGACGCCTCGGACGCGGATGTCGCAGTCGTCAACACCTGTGGGTTCGTCGAAGCCGCCAAGAAGGACTCCGTCGACGCCCTGCTCGAAGCCAACGATCTGAAGGACCACGGCCGCACCCAGGCCGTCGTCGCCGTCGGCTGCATGGCCGAGCGCTACGGCAAGGACCTCGCCGAGGCCCTGCCGGAGGCGGACGGGGTCCTCGGATTCGACGACTACGCCGACATCTCCGACCGGCTCCAGACCATCCTCAACGGCGGCATCCACGCCTCGCACACCCCGCGCGACCGCCGCAAGCTGCTGCCGATCAGCCCCGCCGAGCGGCAGGACGCCGCCGTGGCGCTGCCCGGCCACGCCCAGGAGACGCCCGCCCCGGCCCCCGAGGACCTGCCCGAAGGCGTCGCCCCGGTCTCGGGGCCCCGGGCACCGCTGCGCCGCCGGCTCGGCACCAGCCCCGTCGCCTCGGTCAAGCTCGCCTCCGGCTGCGACCGCCGCTGCTCCTTCTGCGCCATCCCCTCCTTCCGCGGCTCCTTCATCTCGCGGCGGCCCTCGGACGTCCTCCAGGAGACCCGCTGGCTGGCCGAGCAGGGCGTCAAGGAGGTCATGCTCGTCTCCGAGAACAACACCTCCTACGGCAAGGACCTCGGCGACATCCGCCTCCTGGAGACCCTGCTGCCCGAGCTGGCCGACGTGGACGGCATCGAGCGGATCCGGGTCAGCTACCTCCAGCCCGCCGAGATGCGCCCCGGCCTCATCGACGTCCTCACCTCGACGCCCAAGGTCGCCCCGTACTTCGACCTCTCCTTCCAGCACTCCGCCCCCGGCGTGCTGCGCGCGATGCGCCGCTTCGGCGACACCGACCGCTTCCTTGAGCTCCTGGACACCATCCGGAGCAAGGCGCCCCAGGCAGGTGCCCGCTCCAACTTCATCGTCGGCTTCCCCGGCGAGACCGAGGCGGACCTCGCCGAGCTGGAACGCTTCCTCACCGGCGCGCGCCTCGACGCGATCGGCGTCTTCGGCTACTCCGACGAGGAGGGCACCGAGGCGGTCGGCTACGAGAACAAGCTGGACGCCGACGTCATCGCGGAGCGCCTGGCCCACATCTCCCAGCTGGCCGAGGAGCTGACCTCGCAGCGGGCCGAGGAGCGCGTCGGCGAGACCCTCCAGGTGCTCGTGGAGTCCGTGGAGTCGGAGGACGACGGCGAGGTCGCGATCGGGCGCGCGGCCCACCAGGCCCCCGAAACGGACGGCCAGGTGGTCTTCACCACACGCGAGGGACTCGTGCCGGGCCGTATGGTCGAGGCAAAGGCAGTGGGCACCGAGGGCGTCGACCTGGTGGCCGAACACCACGAGCTTGCGGAGGCAGCCAGATGA
- a CDS encoding Dps family protein has protein sequence MSVVKSTLSEGDLKVVGTALQGALVDLVDLSLVAKQVHWNVVGPRFRSVHLQLDDVVATARQHSDTVAERASAVGVNPDGRAGTVAKETAIASVPEGWIKDTDAVRILVDALAVVIGRMRERIEATDEPDPITQDLLIALTAELEKHAWMFQAESA, from the coding sequence ATGTCTGTGGTCAAGAGCACGTTGTCCGAGGGCGACCTCAAGGTCGTGGGAACGGCGCTGCAGGGCGCTCTGGTCGACCTCGTCGATCTCTCCCTGGTGGCCAAGCAGGTCCATTGGAACGTGGTCGGTCCGCGCTTCCGTTCCGTGCACCTTCAGCTCGACGACGTCGTCGCCACGGCCCGTCAGCACTCCGACACCGTGGCCGAGCGCGCCTCGGCGGTCGGGGTCAACCCGGACGGGCGCGCCGGCACCGTGGCCAAGGAGACGGCCATCGCGTCCGTGCCCGAGGGCTGGATCAAGGACACCGACGCGGTGAGGATCCTGGTCGACGCCCTCGCCGTGGTCATCGGCCGGATGCGGGAGCGCATCGAGGCGACCGACGAGCCGGACCCCATCACCCAGGACCTGCTGATCGCGCTGACGGCAGAGCTCGAGAAGCACGCCTGGATGTTCCAGGCGGAAAGCGCCTGA
- a CDS encoding helix-turn-helix domain-containing protein, whose product MILLRRLLGDVLRRQRQRQGRTLREVSSSARVSLGYLSEVERGQKEASSELLSAICDALDVRMSELMREVSDELSLAELAESAAASDPVPVPVRPMLNSVSVSSVAGVPSGRVTIKAPAEAVDVVAA is encoded by the coding sequence ATGATTCTGCTCCGTCGCCTGCTGGGTGACGTGCTGCGTCGGCAGCGCCAGCGCCAAGGCCGTACTCTGCGCGAAGTCTCCTCGTCCGCCCGGGTCTCGCTCGGTTATCTCTCCGAGGTGGAGCGGGGGCAGAAGGAGGCATCTTCCGAGCTGCTCTCCGCGATTTGCGACGCGCTTGACGTACGGATGTCCGAGCTCATGCGAGAGGTGAGCGACGAGCTCTCGCTCGCAGAGCTGGCCGAGTCGGCAGCTGCCAGTGATCCGGTCCCAGTACCGGTTCGTCCCATGCTCAATTCCGTCTCCGTCTCGTCGGTCGCAGGTGTGCCGTCGGGACGCGTGACCATCAAGGCGCCCGCGGAAGCGGTGGACGTCGTCGCCGCCTGA
- a CDS encoding Fpg/Nei family DNA glycosylase, translating into MPEGDTVLQTATRLHAALAGQVLTRSDLRVPRFATADLTGRTVLDVTARGKHLLTRIEGGLTLHSHLRMDGAWRVFAPDERWRGGPGHQIRAILGNTEHTAVGYRLPVLELLRTDEEDRAVGHLGPDLLGPDWDVGLALDRLLAAPDRPLGEALLDQRNLAGIGNVYKCELCFLARVTPWLPVGALPDGVLPRLVTLAERLLHANRERPTRTTTITSELRTPPSRGLGPRSAPATGRPRPRPPHRVQERLFVYGRARRPCLRCGTPIRLADQDDRPTYWCPGCQSGPTP; encoded by the coding sequence ATGCCCGAAGGAGACACGGTCCTGCAGACCGCCACCCGGCTGCACGCGGCGCTTGCGGGGCAGGTGCTGACCCGGTCGGACCTGCGCGTCCCCCGATTCGCCACCGCCGACCTCACCGGCCGGACCGTCCTGGACGTCACCGCGCGCGGCAAGCACCTGCTGACCCGGATCGAGGGAGGCCTGACCCTGCACAGCCACCTCCGGATGGACGGGGCCTGGCGGGTGTTCGCCCCGGACGAGCGCTGGCGGGGCGGCCCCGGCCACCAGATCCGCGCGATCCTCGGCAACACCGAGCACACCGCCGTCGGCTACCGGCTCCCCGTGCTGGAACTGCTGCGCACCGACGAGGAGGACCGGGCCGTGGGACATCTGGGGCCGGATCTGCTGGGTCCCGACTGGGATGTCGGCCTCGCCCTGGACCGGCTGCTCGCCGCGCCGGACCGCCCCCTCGGGGAAGCGCTCCTGGACCAGCGCAATCTGGCGGGAATCGGCAACGTGTACAAGTGCGAGCTCTGCTTCCTCGCCCGCGTCACCCCGTGGCTCCCCGTGGGCGCCCTCCCCGACGGCGTACTCCCCCGGCTCGTCACCCTCGCCGAGCGCCTGCTGCACGCCAACCGCGAACGCCCCACCCGCACGACGACGATCACCTCCGAACTCCGCACCCCGCCGTCCCGGGGCCTCGGCCCCCGCTCGGCCCCGGCCACCGGCCGCCCCCGGCCACGCCCACCCCACCGCGTGCAGGAGCGGCTGTTTGTCTACGGGCGGGCCCGCAGGCCCTGTCTGCGCTGCGGCACCCCGATCCGCCTGGCCGACCAGGACGACCGGCCCACCTACTGGTGCCCGGGCTGCCAATCGGGACCGACCCCCTAG